The genomic window AACAGCAATTAGCTGGAAGAACCAActgttcttaaaatataatctcaaaaataataGCTTAGTGGTAAACTCCTATCTATTCACTTGGAAAAAAAGATGAGAATTctaatttacttaatatatagaatatttcataataccttaattattatgaatcaaaatctatttttttcaccacttaataaaataatgacagCTGAAGTTGATGGTGAGTAATAATAGGAGCGAGTCCAAagtaatagtaattattattttttagcattgCATGAAGACATATTTCATGGTAAGACTGTTATATTTCTCTTTCACCACcaatatacaaaatgaatacatttaacatttttccaaaataattttacaaccATGTTGTATCATATAAACCATTAACTAGAAATTGATAATCATTAATTTGTTAACCAAGATCTTAATTAgctatgtctttttttttttttttttttttatataacaagtAACGAACAATGTGATTacttaaaacaatattgaagaCTTATATATTATGCACTCATAAAttacaaatagtattttttcaatggTGCATTCTcaagatttaaatcaaattcaagCTGCCTTTGGCTTCTTTCCCTTATTCTTAAATGACCACTCAAACAATCCAGGAACTTTATTGGCTCTTTAAGCAATAATAAGGTCTGTGCCCAATGATTcgatttatttttctccatgGGTTGAGTAGACAGTGTCACAGATTCAGCCCATGGGTAAATGATACATTAAAGTATATTACGAATCCGTCAATACGTGCACTTTctgtattgtttttatgtagcaATTTCCAATTCGAATCTAATAATAGTCCATTCTTCGGAATGTTCCAAGTTTCCAGATCAATGGAGAGTAAAGTGCAAGTTTTAGTAGCTTTATTGTTACATGTTTGCACTAATGCCATGGAAAGAGTATTCTCTTTGAGACAGGAATAATCATACAATTGATTCGGACATGACAAACGACACATTCGTTTTTGTAGAATTGATGGATCAGAGTAGCCAAATAACTTTAAGCAAGccttatttggaaataaaagcCCTCGTTCCTTCAAGAATCGatctctgtaaaaaaaaaaaaaaattattaccacTTTCCTTTAtcacaataaaaagttatttttgactaatattcaaaaccagattactaatattactaattattaatctAGTTTTGAATATcggtcaaaaattaaatacaatgtcTACAAACCTGGCGTAGAGAACAGAGTGGAGCATTCCTTCGTAGAACATACAGTAGCCCATCCACTCACTCATAATCACATCAACACTCTTTCCGATCCCTTCAATTTGTTCGACCCTACTTTCCACAACTTTAATAACATCTTCAAACCCGTTGACATGAACGATTTGACGACAAACTTCGGCCATACCAGACACGGCTTCAATGGCATATACCCTTTTGGCTCCCGCCCTGGCAGCAAATAGTGATAATATCCCACTTCCCGCCCCTATatccattataattttatctttaaagaATTTTGGGTTATGAAGGACTGCCTTGTAGTAGGCCTTGTTTCGATTTTCATCTCCTAGCATGACTTTATGAATGAAAGTTAAGTTATAGGACTCAAAATAGTCATCTTTTTTGTTTGGTTCATGCAAGCGTGGTTGGTAGTCGATTACAGTGGCTTCATCTTGCTTGAAATAATCTTTGAATTGATTTGCAGCCTGaacattgcaaaataaaatcatatatatcaGGTTTCCATGAGAATCCCTGCTAGTTTCAATACTCTCGATCGCGTTGTTAAACTTGAGAAGTAGATATTTTGTATGTGGACTATTGACTCTCCTTATGCCAATCTTctttttcatgttttatttatgttaaactAAAAACTCGAATCTTAATCTGTTGAATCCATagagaaacaaatataataGAGGCAACAAGTTGTGAAATATCTTGAATTAAATTTCAGCtgttaaattatgattataaaggGAAGCAGAGAAGATTTGCCCGAGAAAGAGAAGACAGTTCCAGTATTAACGAGTTAATAATcccaatagattttttttcgtccttttgggatattgttttggctaatcatttaatcaattccATTAACTCAGCTGATGTAAAAATAATGAGTTGAATGGTGTAAATTTGCACTTAAAACCAAGGACATCCCTACTCTGGGATATATAAAAAGGTATGTCTCAGCCCACCCAATTTCTCTCTATAGCAGCTGAACTTTTCTACCaaaactttatattcaaaaagatgtGCGCCTCACAATGCCAAACtgccatcaaaaataacttaccGCCTATACACTTTCGATCATTAGTGATTAGTAGAATTGTAGCAAATATCCCACTACTATAAAAATATCCCCTATATTTTTTAGAAGCTGtctatttttcaactttttttgcctTAATTAGTGTTCTGAGCGTTGATTGGTTGGATCCAAATTAGCTCTTGTTGAGTGGTTGACAATTCTCAACTTACTATTATACGAAATTATTATAAGTTCCTATCGAATCACTAGAAGAGAAACAAATGTACGAAGATAATCGAAAAAGTTACAAGCAATTAAACGCAAGTATTAAGGAACCTCTAATGCCAAAttccttaaaattttgaatagagGTGGTTGATCTGCACAATCagaaattttacataatatagtagttattttttaaagattttttttttcaatgatttttatttctttgtttgttaCAAATCATTTTAACAACCTTATTATTGAtaggattacaaaaaaatttcaatatatacaaatttcgTTAAAAAATCTATGATTTATTTAGTGCGCATAGCTACTATGTTTGTCATGACAACtgatgtatttgtttatttttggtgttCCATCCTTGTTCTTGTATCTCATGGGTGCCTTTAAGACATAGTTTGAGATTCGACCAGAATTTCACTGGCAAAATATCAAGTATCGAAttcttataagtaataaatgttTTCCAAACCAATATTTTATGTAGACTTCCAATCTGaagttagaaataaaaaatatgcaatggtTTTTGGATATACTCATTTTTATGTCTAATCTgacggaaataaaaatatctcttcAACATTGTCAGGTtctaaaaatgaatcatttggTCAAATACCTGGGGTTTTGAGAACTTGTAGTTGTTCTGTGACAAATTGGATCTTGATTTAGTCAATATCAAGTAGTACTAGTCATATGATTGCACAATATCATATGTtctgaaatatgaatatttttctcaaaaaacgtaaaaaaaatatttttctattgcaAATTCCATATTTTGGGTGAGGCCACATTTAATGCGAAATTTGCTAAATCGGAAATATTACAGCTGGTAGGAGAAAAATAAAGACATCAGCCTAAAGTATACAATTTCATGTACAAAcgatcaaattttcaattatttagcTCCAATCGTTTTTATGTGCCACCCATTTTAATGACTGACGGTATTATTTTCATACGTCAATAAAATAAGAGAGTAGgcgtcatatatatattttttaaatatttctgtaCAAGAAATTGTATAAATTGGATATCAATTTAAAGCTTATACTATTTCcgataaaatgatatttaaatccAGCATACAGTCCTTTCTTTTTAGGTAGATATGTCTACCTAAATCCAGGAATTTATCTAAAAGTGCGAATTTTCGATTCCGTTTATCACtcgagacatattttttaaacgaccattttacaaaagttattgAAGAAACAACtaaacaattgatttatttgaagTCCTGGTCACTATCTgtcatttgaacataaataatggttttttttaatgtacattgtagattaTATAGGCCTACAAAATTGGGATTTCCAAAATTTATCGCacaaaaactgtcatttttgggagaaattggttacaaattcaaatttcttagcTAAACAGCACAAAATATAGgatgaaacataaaaaatcatattttacagACATTTTTGCCCTAGAAGAGACTTATTATACAATTCTTGATGTTAATTTTCTAccctatacattttttttccacacTTTTGGGAGTGAAACTGGGGTCAAATCTTCAACCATGTCTTaaataaacttacaaaaaaaattaacttaaccTATTAtcttgtattaaataataaattgacaataatacacttttaatgaaaaagtataaCTTTTGTAACATTTGCAAATATTGATGACCTTGCTGTATTAGTAGTATAATACATATACTTCTTTAGACAAACATGATTTTAATAATCATCTTCATTcatataatttgttcatttgcAATTATGTCTAATAGTCATTACGTAATTCTTTATCATTAAGTTGTAATAACAATGTGACGTCattttgttaaacaaaataaaaaacgttTATAGATTATTCTAAGGTACTTtaccgaaaattaacataaaatactcTTAtagtcatttaattatttcagacGTCCAAGATGAAAGATAAATGTCAAGTTATCATCATTGGAGCTGGAATGGCTGGAAGTAGTGCTGCAGTGCACCTATACGAGAATGGTATAACTGACATTCTACTCCTGGAAGCCAGAGATCGCGTTGGAGGACGGATGCATAGTATTCCATATAAAGGGAAAATTTTGGATTTAGGGGCTCAATGGATCACAGGGGTATCCCCCAACAACTCAGTTTATAATTTAGCAACCAAGTAAttggaattatttaaattttattttgtattttaatacaaaataagttGATAGTTTATTTTGGaaagtttcataatttttattttaactaaggTTGGGAATTGTCAAAGGTGATCCAAGAGAATCGGAGGATGAAACAGCtaatgatcaaaaatattacCCTCTCTCATCACGAGGCACACCTATTTCTACGAAAGCCCACAAAATAGCTAaatctatttttgagaaatttatttacaacattGATAACTATTATTTGAGGAAAGATAGAAATGGTGGTTcgattaaagatttttttgatcaaagcGTTCCATCTTGCGTCGAAGAAATTGTAGATGAGAATTTACCAAccctaaaaaaagaagtatataatatactaaaTGGGATGCTCAATGTACTACGATCATATGTTGGAGGAGAACCAGATGAATGTAGTGTTGATCTCTTTGGTACTTCAATAGAATTACCAGGTGGGGAGATGCCAGTAGAAGGAGGAGTTGGACAAATTGTGCAGAGTCTGGTTTCCTTTCTTCCAAAGGATGTAGTTTTCTTGGATTCTCCAGTAACAAAAATTGATTGGTCCAATCCACAAAATATTTCCGTCAATATACATGATCATGAAATAAAGTGCAATTATGTTATTTCAACCATTCCTTTAGGAGTTTTAAAGAGTACACATACGACTCTCTTCCATCCAAGCCTTGGTGAAGAAAAAACTCTTTCTATTCAAAGATTCAATGCTGGTGCAGTCTGCAAGCTATTTGTAGAATGGGATCAACCCTGGTGGACACCCAACTTTGGCGGGTTTTTGCTTTCTAGGGGAGAAGAAGATTATATAGGAGATTGGACAGATTATGTAGGCGATTTTAATGGAGTCAAGAACTATTCTACTCTTTTATTGACCTGGGTTGTTGGAAAGTACTCTTCTATTATTGATGGAATAGATGAAGAAGAAATCATAGATGGTTTGATGAAACTAATCTGGAAATATACGGGGGATCCGAGTATCGAGCGGGCATCGAGGATCATTCGGCATAAATGGACATTGGATCCTTATACATTAGGAGGATATTCCTTTCCTGGATTAAGTTCCAATCCTGAGGATATGAATATCCTAGCTTCTTCCCTTCCAAGTGAAGAGGAGCCAAGTTTATTATTCGCTGGAGATGCTGCGTGTCCTGACTATTGGTCGTATATGCATGGTGCACGGTGAGAGATGaaagattaattttgaaaaaggattAATTAGATCATTATTTGTACTTGTTTTAGGACCTCTGGTTTAATTGCTGCGGAAAAAATCGTTGGTATCTCAAAGAACTGAATCATTCCGACTCAAATATAAACCTCAAAAATGTTATCAGTTGGATTGCGATTACATgttcattaatatattcatacataattaCTTATGACCGAATCATTTTTTATGCTTGAGTTATTGGAATAGGTGCAatgtaaataagtttaatatatttatatatttttttccattttattatgcttttttaaatttattttattaaaaaaatgatgatgtaaCCTGCCCCACTCATAGTTCATTATAAGCTAGAGGATTTAAGAAATATGAATTTTCAGGTAGCAAGTTAACTGGTTTAGCATCTACAACTTTTGAGCCCATATGTCCATTTGAACTCAAGACTATACCTTTCGGAAGACCTTTAAAAAGGATAGGATTTCTAACCAGACTAGTGTCTTCGGCAATGCTGATTTCATAATAGTGCTGTTTTCTTGTCTTATCACAATAGGGGCAACAAAATATGAAGTAAAGTATCtatattggaattaaatcattttcaaaattataaattattaatagataattaattacttgaagaATACTCCAACCAATTGTGTAGAAACAAATACCAAGTAagagaaataatgaaaatgttaGTATGATCACTTGCCAAAAGGGTAAATTGTGTCTCATTATAATGTCTTCCCTTCCAATGGGATCAAAATCTGGATCTTCTTTTAGTTTATCAGCATGATTGCAGCAATATCTGAAATATGGTTttccaattataaatattatgaggaaattatttaatgtctctttccttaaataattttaagagtaGAGTAAGGTCTATATAGATCTTTTTAAAACTGATAATGATCGGTATATTGGGAGAAAAACATCGATAATCGATTTATCAGtttacttttttcttccaaattacCCTTgaaaacacaataaaaataattataaaaagtaacacattctatattaatattttatttctaaaattttgaatcatttttcattGAGCTATAAcgtgtaaataataatattaatgacttGTGGGGTCTGTCTGTGATTTTCGAAAGTTTTAGTTGAAATTAGTATTTGATTCGAGTATTatttgct from Lepeophtheirus salmonis chromosome 1, UVic_Lsal_1.4, whole genome shotgun sequence includes these protein-coding regions:
- the LOC121120690 gene encoding protein arginine N-methyltransferase 1; the protein is MKKKIGIRRVNSPHTKYLLLKFNNAIESIETSRDSHGNLIYMILFCNVQAANQFKDYFKQDEATVIDYQPRLHEPNKKDDYFESYNLTFIHKVMLGDENRNKAYYKAVLHNPKFFKDKIIMDIGAGSGILSLFAARAGAKRVYAIEAVSGMAEVCRQIVHVNGFEDVIKVVESRVEQIEGIGKSVDVIMSEWMGYCMFYEGMLHSVLYARDRFLKERGLLFPNKACLKLFGYSDPSILQKRMCRLSCPNQLYDYSCLKENTLSMALVQTCNNKATKTCTLLSIDLETWNIPKNGLLLDSNWKLLHKNNTESARIDGFVIYFNVSFTHGLNL
- the LOC121120666 gene encoding spermine oxidase isoform X2, with amino-acid sequence MKDKCQVIIIGAGMAGSSAAVHLYENGITDILLLEARDRVGGRMHSIPYKGKILDLGAQWITGVSPNNSVYNLATKLGIVKGDPRESEDETANDQKYYPLSSRGTPISTKAHKIAKSIFEKFIYNIDNYYLRKDRNGGSIKDFFDQSVPSCVEEIVDENLPTLKKEVYNILNGMLNVLRSYVGGEPDECSVDLFGTSIELPGGEMPVEGGVGQIVQSLVSFLPKDVVFLDSPVTKIDWSNPQNISVNIHDHEIKCNYVISTIPLGVLKSTHTTLFHPSLGEEKTLSIQRFNAGAVCKLFVEWDQPWWTPNFGGFLLSRGEEDYIGDWTDYVGDFNGVKNYSTLLLTWVVGKYSSIIDGIDEEEIIDGLMKLIWKYTGDPSIERASRIIRHKWTLDPYTLGGYSFPGLSSNPEDMNILASSLPSEEEPSLLFAGDAACPDYWSYMHGARTSGLIAAEKIVGISKN
- the LOC121120701 gene encoding uncharacterized protein; this encodes MYITRDAMGYSKISIIALGLLLGHQIVHGYYDVISMVCKHSSHTEGTILIHCPEETNKPRNRENKYCCGAQNRRYCCNHADKLKEDPDFDPIGREDIIMRHNLPFWQVIILTFSLFLLLGICFYTIGWSILQILYFIFCCPYCDKTRKQHYYEISIAEDTSLVRNPILFKGLPKGIVLSSNGHMGSKVVDAKPVNLLPENSYFLNPLAYNEL
- the LOC121120666 gene encoding spermine oxidase isoform X1; protein product: MKTYFMTSKMKDKCQVIIIGAGMAGSSAAVHLYENGITDILLLEARDRVGGRMHSIPYKGKILDLGAQWITGVSPNNSVYNLATKLGIVKGDPRESEDETANDQKYYPLSSRGTPISTKAHKIAKSIFEKFIYNIDNYYLRKDRNGGSIKDFFDQSVPSCVEEIVDENLPTLKKEVYNILNGMLNVLRSYVGGEPDECSVDLFGTSIELPGGEMPVEGGVGQIVQSLVSFLPKDVVFLDSPVTKIDWSNPQNISVNIHDHEIKCNYVISTIPLGVLKSTHTTLFHPSLGEEKTLSIQRFNAGAVCKLFVEWDQPWWTPNFGGFLLSRGEEDYIGDWTDYVGDFNGVKNYSTLLLTWVVGKYSSIIDGIDEEEIIDGLMKLIWKYTGDPSIERASRIIRHKWTLDPYTLGGYSFPGLSSNPEDMNILASSLPSEEEPSLLFAGDAACPDYWSYMHGARTSGLIAAEKIVGISKN